A genomic stretch from Lathyrus oleraceus cultivar Zhongwan6 chromosome 2, CAAS_Psat_ZW6_1.0, whole genome shotgun sequence includes:
- the LOC127118752 gene encoding receptor-like protein kinase BRI1-like 3 codes for MVMDHEERGSFPSEKKLAGPVSHAGSWFAGFAVWLRFLDVACVFIDIVVPLTFENVAQATGNFNASSCIGSGGFGATYKARNVGGSETSFS; via the exons ATGGTAATGGATCACGAAGAGCGAGGTTCTTTTCCTTCGGAAAAAAAACT TGCAGGTCCTGTGTCTCATGCAGGTTCATGGTTTGCCGGCTTTGCGGTTTGGCTGCGGTTTTTAGATGTAGCTTGCGTGTTTATTGATATCGTCGTGCCATTGACATTTGAAAACGTTGCCCAAGCCACAGGAAATTTCAATGCAAGCAGTTGTATTGGGAGTGGAGGATTTGGTGCAACTTATAAGGCAAGGAATGTTGGTGGCAGTGAAACGTCTTTCAGTTAG